In one Lycium barbarum isolate Lr01 chromosome 7, ASM1917538v2, whole genome shotgun sequence genomic region, the following are encoded:
- the LOC132604570 gene encoding nicotine N-demethylase CYP82E4-like, translating to MVLDASDTTAIHLNWVMAALLNHRDVMEKVNEELDTKVGRNRWIEESDMTNLVYFQAVVKETLRLYPPAPLLVPHESVEDCVVQGYHIPKGTRLWVNTMKLQRDPKIWSNPDTFDPERFLTSQVGVDVRGQQYEFIPFGSGRRSCPGITYATQVTHLAIAHLLQGFDFSTPSNQPLDMKEGLGMTMLKVNPIEVLITPRLPSVLYQ from the coding sequence ATGGTGTTGGATGCATCAGACACGACTGCAATTCACTTAAATTGGGTAATGGCTGCATTGTTAAACCATAGGGATGTCATGGAGAAAGTCAACGAAGAGCTAGACACAAAAGTTGGCAGAAACAGATGGATAGAAGAGAGTGATATGACGAATTTGGTTTACTTCCAAGCTGTCGTTAAAGAAACACTGCGATTATATCCGCCAGCACCTTTGTTAGTACCCCACGAATCCGTAGAGGACTGTGTTGTACAAGGATATCACATTCCGAAAGGTACAAGATTGTGGGTCAATACTATGAAACTACAACGAGATCCTAAGATTTGGTCGAATCCTGATACATTTGATCCAGAGAGATTCTTGACTAGTCAAGTAGGGGTTGATGTTCGCGGTCAACAATATGAGTTCATCCCATTTGGCTCTGGAAGACGATCTTGTCCAGGGATCACGTATGCAACTCAAGTGACACACCTTGCAATAGCTCATTTACTTCAAGGTTTTGATTTTAGTACACCGTCGAACCAGCCTTtggatatgaaagaagggttaggcaTGACCATGCTCAAAGTAAATCCTATAGAAGTGTTGATTACGCCTCGCTTGCCTTCTGTACTCTATCAATAG